In Columba livia isolate bColLiv1 breed racing homer chromosome Z, bColLiv1.pat.W.v2, whole genome shotgun sequence, one DNA window encodes the following:
- the HMGCS1 gene encoding hydroxymethylglutaryl-CoA synthase, cytoplasmic isoform X2 — protein sequence MPGSLPVNAESCWPKDVGIVALEIYFPSQYVDQTELEKYDGVDAGKYTIGLGQSKMGFCSDREDINSLCLTVVQKLMERNSLSYDCIGRLEVGTETIIDKSKSVKTVLMQLFEESGNTDVEGIDTTNACYGGTAALFNAINWIESSSWDGRYALVVAGDIAVYATGNARPTGGAGAVAMLVGPNAPLIFERGLRGTHMQHAYDFYKPDMVSEYPVVDGKLSIQCYLSALDRCYTVYRNKIHAQWQKEGTDRRFTLNDFGFMIFHSPYCKLVQKSVARLLLNDFLSDQNPETANGVYTGLEAFRDVKLEDTYFDRDVEKAFMKASAELFNQKTKASLLVSNQNGNMYTPSVYGCLASLLAQYSPEQLAGQRISVFSYGSGFAATLYSIRVTQDATPGSALDKITASLSDLKTRLDSRKCIAPDVFAENMKIRQETHHLANYIPQCSVEDLFEGTWYLVRVDEKHRRTYARRPLVGDGPLEAGVEVVHPGIVHEHIPSPAKKVPRIPATTESEGVTVAISNGEH from the exons ATGCCTGGCTCTCTTCCAGTGAATGCTGAATCCTGTTGGCCCAAAGATGTGGGAATTGTTGCACTGGAAATATATTTCCCATCTCAGTATGTTGACCAGACAGAGCTGGAGAAGTATGATGGCGTGGATGCTGGGAAATACACCATTGGGCTGGGCCAGTCAAAAATGGGGTTCTGCTCTGACCGGGAGGATATCAACTCTCTCTGCTTGACTGTGGTTCAGAAGCTCATGGAGAGGAACAGCCTTTCCTATGATTGTATCGGGAGATTAGAAGTTGGAACCGAGACAATAATTGATAAATCAAAATCCGTAAAGACTGTCCTGATGCAGCTTTTTGAAGAATCTGGTAATACGGATGTAGAAGGAATCGACACCACCAATGCATGCTATGGAGGCACTGCTGCCCTTTTTAATGCTATTAATTGGATCGAGTCCAGTTCTTGGGATG GACGCTATGCACTCGTCGTTGCTGGAGACATAGCAGTGTATGCCACTGGAAATGCCAGGCCAAcaggtggagctggtgctgttGCTATGCTGGTTGGTCCAAATGCTCCGTTAATTTTTGAGAGAG GGCTGCGTGGAACCCACATGCAGCATGCATATGACTTCTATAAACCAGATATGGTTTCTGAATATCCTGTAGTTGATGGCAAACTATCTATACAGTGCTACCTCAGTGCATTAGATCGCTGCTATACTGTCTATCGCAACAAAATCCACGCCCAGTGGCAGAAGG AGGGGACAGACAGACGTTTCACCTTGAATGACTTTGGATTCATGATCTTTCATTCCCCCTACTGTAAGCTGGTGCAGAAGTCTGTGGCTAGACTCTTGCTGAACGATTTTCTCAGTGATCAGAACCCAGAAACAGCAAATGGTGTTTACACTGGCCTGGAAGCTTTCAG GGATGTAAAACTTGAAGATACATATTTTGACAGAGACGTGGAAAAAGCTTTTATGAAAGCTAGCGCAGAGCTCTTCAATCAGAAAACCAAAGCTTCATTACTTGTATCCAATCAGAATGGAAATATGTATACCCCTTCAGTCTATGGTTGTCTTGCCTCTCTTCTAGCCCA GTACTCCCCGGAGCAGCTTGCGGGACAGAGAATCAGTGTGTTCTCCTATGGCTCTGGTTTTGCTGCTACGCTGTATTCCATCAGAGTTACACAGGATGCCACTCCTG GTTCTGCACTGGACAAAATAACTGCCAGCCTTTCTGATCTCAAAACAAGACTTGACTCAAGGAAGTGTATTGCACCTGATGTCTTTGCTGAAAACATGAAGATCAGACAGGAAACACATCATTTGG CAAACTATATTCCACAGTGCTCAGTAGAAGATCTCTTTGAGGGAACCTGGTACCTGGTGCGTGTGGATGAAAAGCACAGGAGAACTTACGCACGGCGCCCGCTCGTGGGGGATGGACCTCTGGAGGCAGGAGTTGAAGTTGTCCACCCAGGCATTGTTCATGAG CACATCCCAAGCCCTGCTAAGAAAGTGCCAAGAATCCCTGCAACAACAGAATCTGAAGGCGTTACTGTTGCCATTTCCAATGGGGAGCATTAA
- the HMGCS1 gene encoding hydroxymethylglutaryl-CoA synthase, cytoplasmic isoform X1, giving the protein MGFRNVSTTMPGSLPVNAESCWPKDVGIVALEIYFPSQYVDQTELEKYDGVDAGKYTIGLGQSKMGFCSDREDINSLCLTVVQKLMERNSLSYDCIGRLEVGTETIIDKSKSVKTVLMQLFEESGNTDVEGIDTTNACYGGTAALFNAINWIESSSWDGRYALVVAGDIAVYATGNARPTGGAGAVAMLVGPNAPLIFERGLRGTHMQHAYDFYKPDMVSEYPVVDGKLSIQCYLSALDRCYTVYRNKIHAQWQKEGTDRRFTLNDFGFMIFHSPYCKLVQKSVARLLLNDFLSDQNPETANGVYTGLEAFRDVKLEDTYFDRDVEKAFMKASAELFNQKTKASLLVSNQNGNMYTPSVYGCLASLLAQYSPEQLAGQRISVFSYGSGFAATLYSIRVTQDATPGSALDKITASLSDLKTRLDSRKCIAPDVFAENMKIRQETHHLANYIPQCSVEDLFEGTWYLVRVDEKHRRTYARRPLVGDGPLEAGVEVVHPGIVHEHIPSPAKKVPRIPATTESEGVTVAISNGEH; this is encoded by the exons ATGGGATTCCGCAACGT atctACCACGATGCCTGGCTCTCTTCCAGTGAATGCTGAATCCTGTTGGCCCAAAGATGTGGGAATTGTTGCACTGGAAATATATTTCCCATCTCAGTATGTTGACCAGACAGAGCTGGAGAAGTATGATGGCGTGGATGCTGGGAAATACACCATTGGGCTGGGCCAGTCAAAAATGGGGTTCTGCTCTGACCGGGAGGATATCAACTCTCTCTGCTTGACTGTGGTTCAGAAGCTCATGGAGAGGAACAGCCTTTCCTATGATTGTATCGGGAGATTAGAAGTTGGAACCGAGACAATAATTGATAAATCAAAATCCGTAAAGACTGTCCTGATGCAGCTTTTTGAAGAATCTGGTAATACGGATGTAGAAGGAATCGACACCACCAATGCATGCTATGGAGGCACTGCTGCCCTTTTTAATGCTATTAATTGGATCGAGTCCAGTTCTTGGGATG GACGCTATGCACTCGTCGTTGCTGGAGACATAGCAGTGTATGCCACTGGAAATGCCAGGCCAAcaggtggagctggtgctgttGCTATGCTGGTTGGTCCAAATGCTCCGTTAATTTTTGAGAGAG GGCTGCGTGGAACCCACATGCAGCATGCATATGACTTCTATAAACCAGATATGGTTTCTGAATATCCTGTAGTTGATGGCAAACTATCTATACAGTGCTACCTCAGTGCATTAGATCGCTGCTATACTGTCTATCGCAACAAAATCCACGCCCAGTGGCAGAAGG AGGGGACAGACAGACGTTTCACCTTGAATGACTTTGGATTCATGATCTTTCATTCCCCCTACTGTAAGCTGGTGCAGAAGTCTGTGGCTAGACTCTTGCTGAACGATTTTCTCAGTGATCAGAACCCAGAAACAGCAAATGGTGTTTACACTGGCCTGGAAGCTTTCAG GGATGTAAAACTTGAAGATACATATTTTGACAGAGACGTGGAAAAAGCTTTTATGAAAGCTAGCGCAGAGCTCTTCAATCAGAAAACCAAAGCTTCATTACTTGTATCCAATCAGAATGGAAATATGTATACCCCTTCAGTCTATGGTTGTCTTGCCTCTCTTCTAGCCCA GTACTCCCCGGAGCAGCTTGCGGGACAGAGAATCAGTGTGTTCTCCTATGGCTCTGGTTTTGCTGCTACGCTGTATTCCATCAGAGTTACACAGGATGCCACTCCTG GTTCTGCACTGGACAAAATAACTGCCAGCCTTTCTGATCTCAAAACAAGACTTGACTCAAGGAAGTGTATTGCACCTGATGTCTTTGCTGAAAACATGAAGATCAGACAGGAAACACATCATTTGG CAAACTATATTCCACAGTGCTCAGTAGAAGATCTCTTTGAGGGAACCTGGTACCTGGTGCGTGTGGATGAAAAGCACAGGAGAACTTACGCACGGCGCCCGCTCGTGGGGGATGGACCTCTGGAGGCAGGAGTTGAAGTTGTCCACCCAGGCATTGTTCATGAG CACATCCCAAGCCCTGCTAAGAAAGTGCCAAGAATCCCTGCAACAACAGAATCTGAAGGCGTTACTGTTGCCATTTCCAATGGGGAGCATTAA